A section of the Streptomyces sp. V3I8 genome encodes:
- a CDS encoding FAD-dependent monooxygenase gives MELNSVKEPVGVLVVGAGPTGLALALDLARHGVRALVVERSAALFPGSRGKGIQPRTQEVFDDFGVLDALRASGGQYPVGMIWKDGRRQGEHRMFDEVAATEAEPYAGSALMVPQWRTQEILFARLEELGGSVAFGRELAGLVQDADGVTATFTDGAPVRARYAVAADGGRSAVRRALGIGMTGETVDPAPALVADIRVTGLDRDNWHFFPPTDGAGGGAGGGGGGGTGGSGGGHAGLLAICPLPRTEDFQLMAGFADPAAEPDLSLDGIRKLVATRTHLTEDDVTEVRWASDFRPRAALADRFRQGRVFLAGDAAHIHSPAGGQGLNTSVQDAYNLAWKFAAVLRGNAPAALLDSYEEERRPVAAQMLGLSTGVHRGEVRRGAATQQLGLGYRGSPLTVETRTDLPEEALRAGDRAPDGIRGGVRLFDAFRGPHWTLLAVGTDTGVPDLPGARTVRVPAYEAYGAGLFLVRPDGYVGWAGGSARELARYAALVGLALPGPAGNSARTEEARGRTGSGPGADRG, from the coding sequence ATGGAACTTAACAGCGTTAAGGAACCGGTCGGCGTCCTGGTCGTGGGCGCCGGACCCACCGGACTCGCCCTCGCGCTCGACCTCGCCCGGCACGGGGTGCGCGCCCTCGTCGTGGAGCGGTCCGCCGCCCTCTTCCCGGGCTCGCGGGGCAAGGGCATCCAGCCGCGCACGCAGGAGGTCTTCGACGACTTCGGCGTACTGGACGCGCTGCGGGCGAGCGGCGGCCAGTACCCCGTCGGCATGATCTGGAAGGACGGCCGACGGCAGGGCGAGCACCGGATGTTCGACGAGGTGGCGGCGACGGAGGCCGAACCGTACGCGGGCAGCGCGCTGATGGTGCCGCAGTGGCGGACGCAGGAGATCCTGTTCGCCCGGCTGGAGGAGCTGGGCGGGAGCGTCGCCTTCGGCCGGGAACTGGCGGGTCTCGTCCAGGACGCCGACGGCGTGACGGCGACCTTCACGGACGGCGCCCCCGTGCGCGCCCGCTACGCCGTCGCCGCGGACGGCGGCCGCTCCGCGGTCCGGCGCGCCCTCGGCATCGGCATGACCGGCGAGACGGTGGACCCGGCCCCGGCCCTGGTCGCGGACATCCGCGTCACCGGACTCGACCGCGACAACTGGCACTTCTTCCCGCCCACCGACGGCGCGGGCGGAGGCGCGGGCGGCGGAGGCGGAGGCGGCACGGGCGGCAGCGGAGGCGGTCACGCCGGCCTCCTCGCGATCTGCCCCCTCCCCCGCACCGAGGACTTCCAGCTGATGGCCGGCTTCGCGGATCCGGCCGCCGAGCCGGACCTGTCCCTCGACGGCATCCGCAAGCTGGTCGCCACCCGGACCCATCTCACCGAGGACGACGTGACCGAGGTCCGCTGGGCCTCCGACTTCCGGCCGCGCGCCGCGCTGGCGGACCGCTTCCGGCAGGGCCGGGTGTTCCTGGCGGGCGACGCGGCCCACATCCACTCACCGGCCGGCGGCCAGGGCCTCAACACCAGCGTCCAGGACGCCTACAACCTGGCCTGGAAGTTCGCGGCCGTACTGCGCGGGAACGCCCCGGCCGCCCTCCTCGACTCGTACGAGGAGGAGCGGCGGCCCGTCGCCGCGCAGATGCTGGGCCTGTCCACCGGCGTGCACCGCGGCGAGGTCCGGCGCGGGGCGGCCACCCAGCAGCTCGGCCTCGGCTACCGGGGCTCCCCGCTCACGGTGGAGACGCGCACCGACCTGCCGGAGGAGGCCCTGCGTGCGGGCGACCGCGCGCCGGACGGCATCCGCGGCGGCGTCCGCCTCTTCGACGCCTTCCGGGGCCCGCACTGGACGCTGCTCGCGGTCGGCACGGACACCGGGGTGCCGGACCTCCCCGGCGCCCGCACGGTCCGCGTTCCCGCGTACGAGGCGTACGGGGCCGGGCTGTTCCTCGTCCGGCCCGACGGGTACGTGGGCTGGGCGGGCGGGTCCGCCCGAGAACTCGCGCGGTACGCGGCACTCGTGGGCCTCGCGCTCCCCGGCCCCGCCGGGAACTCCGCCCGGACCGAGGAGGCCAGGGGCCGGACCGGGAGCGGACCCGGAGCGGACCGGGGCTAG